The genomic stretch AGGCGAGACGTGAAAGAAAGGGTTGAAGGCTTCGTAAACCGCTTGATACAGCTTGCCGTGCGCGAGGATCGCGCCGCCCTGTCCGCTTTGCGGCGCAGCTTGGCGTTTGCACCGGGTACGTACCCGCCCAGCTTTCCCTACGTCGAACCTTGGACGGCGGGTCTGAAGGACCCTGCGCGCCGGGCCTTCTATCTGGGCGCAGGACTTTTCGCGCACAACCGCAAGCATGGCGAGGGCCACACCCTCGCCAAGGCGCTGGCCCGCGCTAAGAAAGCGCGCGACTCCGAAAGCATCGAGAAGCGCTTTCTGGCTTTGCTCGATGCCGAAGAGGACGAGCTGGGCTACAAGCTGCGCCAGATCGTCTTCCTGCTAGGCGAACAACCGCTCGATTGGGCGCAACTCATCTTCGACGTAGCGCAC from Oceanithermus desulfurans encodes the following:
- the casB gene encoding type I-E CRISPR-associated protein Cse2/CasB — its product is MKERVEGFVNRLIQLAVREDRAALSALRRSLAFAPGTYPPSFPYVEPWTAGLKDPARRAFYLGAGLFAHNRKHGEGHTLAKALARAKKARDSESIEKRFLALLDAEEDELGYKLRQIVFLLGEQPLDWAQLIFDVAHWNSDTRWVQVKWAKEFYGVGEETEKEEQA